AGGAGGGTCTCCTCGTCGGTGAGACGGCGCAGGCCGTCTACGATGCGGTCGAACGAGCTCCAGTCACGAGCGGCCTTGCCGATGCCGCCGTAGACGACCAGGTCCTCGGGGCGCTCGGCCACGTCGGGATCCAGGTTGTTCATCAGCATCCGGAGGGCGGCTTCCTGGACCCAGCCCTTGCAGGACAGGGTCGTTCCGCGGGGGGCACGAATGGTACGGGACATGTGTCTCCTCGGGGGTGTTGCGCCGCGCGGAGACTAGCCGAAGCGGGGTTCCCGGGGCACCGAATCCATCCGCGTCCGTCGTGGACGAACGAGGTGGGTGCCAGAGTGTGAAATGCATCCCATCAGCGGTGGCGGGCAGGCGCCAGACATCTCGCAAGTTGCTCTGGGACGCGCGCGCGTTTCCGTGCTAGCACGCACCGCGCCATGAGCCGCATCTATCGTTCGCTTCCCCCCGCTGGTACCCGGATTGGTCTCGCCTTCTCGGGCGGTCTCGACACTCGCGCCGCCGTGGCGTGGATGTCCCGTAAGGGACTCGACGTCTACGCCTACACGGCCGACCTCGCCCAGCCCGACGAGAAGAACCCCGCCGACATCCCTCCCGTCGCCATGCAGCACGGGGCCAAACAGGCGAAGCTCGTGGACTGCCGCGAGGCCATGGTGCGCGAGGGCCTCGTCGCCATCCAGTGCGGTGCCTTCCACCTGTCCGTGGGCGGCAAGAAGTACTTCAACACCACGCCCCTGGGCCGTGCCGTCACCACCACCGCCATCGTCCGCGCCATGCGCGAGGACGACGTGCACGTCTTCGGCGACGGCAGCACCCACAAGGGCAACGACATCCAGCGCTTCTACCGCTACGGCATCCTCGTCGACCCCGAGCTGCGCATCTACAAGCCCTGGTTGGATCAGGAGTTCGTCAATGCCTTCGGCGGCCGCAAGGAGATGAGCGAGTACCTGGTCTCCATCGGCCTGTCCTACAAGATGGGCACCGAGAAGGCCTACTCCACCGATGCCAACGTGCTCGGCGCCACGCACGAGGCCAAGGACCTCGAGCACCTGGACAAGGGCATGAACATCGTGGAGCCCATCATGGGCGTGGCCCACTGGCGCCCCGAGGTGGACGTCCGCCCCGAGCGCGTCACCGTGGAGTTCGCCCAGGGCCTGCCCGTGTCCCTCAACGGCAAGCGCTTCCCGTCCCTCTTCGAGCTCTTCCTCGAGTGCAACCGCATCGGCGGCCGGCACGGCCTGGGCATGAGCGACCAGCTCGAGAACCGCGTCATCGACGCCAAGAGCCGCGGCATCTACGAGGCTCCGGGCATGGCGCTGCTCCACATCGTCTACGAGCGCCTGCTCTCCGCCATCCA
This is a stretch of genomic DNA from Archangium violaceum. It encodes these proteins:
- the argG gene encoding argininosuccinate synthase, giving the protein MSRIYRSLPPAGTRIGLAFSGGLDTRAAVAWMSRKGLDVYAYTADLAQPDEKNPADIPPVAMQHGAKQAKLVDCREAMVREGLVAIQCGAFHLSVGGKKYFNTTPLGRAVTTTAIVRAMREDDVHVFGDGSTHKGNDIQRFYRYGILVDPELRIYKPWLDQEFVNAFGGRKEMSEYLVSIGLSYKMGTEKAYSTDANVLGATHEAKDLEHLDKGMNIVEPIMGVAHWRPEVDVRPERVTVEFAQGLPVSLNGKRFPSLFELFLECNRIGGRHGLGMSDQLENRVIDAKSRGIYEAPGMALLHIVYERLLSAIHNEATTDLYFSLGRRLGRILYEGKWFDPEAMLLKDSLTRWVAPSITGSVTLELRRGDDYTLLDTQAEHMAYDPSKLSMEKVASAFTPEDRIGALEMQNLSVGDNRGLLLHHLSSVRRLASGPTGTGTGLAQLLGDGEEE